A region from the Halosolutus gelatinilyticus genome encodes:
- a CDS encoding tyrosine-type recombinase/integrase, translating into MNLEPIDPETAVELYLAEREADAAASTIRSHRARLSHFVRWCDERDIENLNELTGRTLHEYRLWRRNDGNLAKTSLKCQMDTLRVFIRFLGTVDGVHPNLHEKVRSPDLNPGDDVREVMLDSEQAGAVLDYLERYEYASLPHVTLALLWHTMMRLGAARSLDLGDYSPEDQCLTVEHRPETGTPIKKGSQGERLVALSGELCMLLDDWVRDQRPDVTDEYGREPLLATSHGRVCKTTVRRYCYQYTRPCAIGQECPHDRDPETCEATNSGQFSKCPSNVSPHAIRRGGITHHLNSDVPETAVGDRANVSRKVLEMHYDQRTEKEKMERRREYLGNI; encoded by the coding sequence ATGAACCTCGAACCAATCGATCCGGAAACAGCAGTCGAACTGTACCTGGCCGAAAGAGAAGCAGACGCCGCGGCCTCGACTATCCGCTCGCACCGCGCCCGGTTGAGCCACTTCGTCCGCTGGTGTGACGAGCGCGACATCGAGAATTTGAACGAGCTGACCGGGCGGACGCTGCACGAGTACCGCCTCTGGCGACGGAACGACGGCAACCTCGCGAAGACGAGCCTGAAGTGCCAAATGGACACTCTCCGAGTGTTCATCCGATTCCTCGGCACCGTCGACGGCGTACATCCCAACCTTCACGAAAAGGTCCGATCGCCCGATCTCAATCCGGGTGACGACGTCCGAGAGGTGATGCTCGACAGCGAGCAGGCTGGGGCAGTTCTGGACTACCTAGAGCGGTACGAGTACGCGTCGCTCCCGCACGTGACGCTCGCGCTCCTCTGGCACACGATGATGCGGCTTGGTGCTGCGCGGTCGCTCGACCTGGGGGACTACTCTCCAGAGGACCAGTGCCTGACCGTCGAGCATCGTCCCGAGACTGGGACGCCGATCAAGAAGGGGTCCCAGGGCGAGCGACTGGTTGCGCTGTCGGGGGAGCTGTGCATGCTGCTCGACGACTGGGTCCGCGACCAGCGGCCGGACGTGACGGACGAGTACGGCCGTGAGCCGCTGCTAGCGACGTCACACGGGCGCGTCTGCAAAACGACCGTTCGACGATACTGCTACCAGTACACGCGACCGTGTGCCATCGGTCAGGAGTGTCCGCACGACCGCGATCCAGAGACGTGTGAAGCGACCAACTCCGGCCAGTTTTCCAAGTGTCCGTCGAACGTCAGCCCGCACGCGATCCGCCGGGGAGGCATTACCCACCATCTCAATAGCGACGTGCCGGAGACCGCCGTTGGTGACCGGGCGAACGTGAGCCGGAAGGTACTCGAAATGCACTACGACCAGCGCACCGAGAAGGAAAAGATGGAGCGGCGGCGGGAGTACTTAGGTAACATCTGA
- a CDS encoding alpha/beta fold hydrolase, with the protein MYEYQFIQLPREGIRCIGIDLRGYGQSSKPWGTYDIDVFADDIKSVLDELAVDDVTLVGFSMGGGVATRYMSRHNEEHVGQLALLGAASPVLAEKPDFPEGIDKAAFTDLATGCYRDRATVSSEFTDSMFHSEPSPELKDWFQGMSMESSPQAMADSIESVGEMDLRPDLEDISVPTLICHGVHDQACPFELTAEKLHEGIANTELVRFDESSHALFYEEKEKLNQELIEFSK; encoded by the coding sequence ATGTACGAATATCAATTCATCCAACTCCCGAGAGAGGGCATCCGGTGTATCGGTATCGATCTTCGTGGCTATGGACAATCGAGTAAACCGTGGGGCACATATGATATCGACGTTTTCGCAGACGATATTAAGTCGGTTCTCGATGAACTTGCTGTCGATGATGTTACGCTCGTGGGCTTTTCAATGGGCGGTGGGGTCGCCACTCGATATATGAGTCGACATAACGAAGAACACGTGGGGCAACTGGCCCTGCTTGGTGCTGCGAGTCCCGTTCTGGCCGAAAAACCTGACTTTCCGGAAGGCATCGATAAAGCTGCATTCACGGACCTTGCTACGGGATGCTACCGCGACCGAGCAACGGTAAGCAGTGAGTTCACCGATTCGATGTTTCATTCTGAACCGAGCCCTGAGCTGAAAGATTGGTTCCAGGGTATGAGCATGGAATCATCGCCGCAGGCGATGGCCGATTCGATCGAATCGGTCGGCGAGATGGATCTTCGTCCTGACCTCGAGGACATCTCTGTTCCCACGCTCATCTGTCATGGCGTCCACGATCAGGCCTGTCCATTCGAGCTGACGGCGGAGAAACTCCACGAGGGAATTGCAAACACGGAGCTCGTTCGCTTTGATGAGAGTAGCCATGCGCTCTTTTACGAGGAAAAAGAGAAACTCAACCAGGAGTTGATCGAATTCAGTAAATAA
- a CDS encoding mandelate racemase/muconate lactonizing enzyme family protein — translation MSMDYRQLSDPNAEYTMRNLSAETMGLSNSRGPRDVEITDVQTTIVDGNYPWTLVRVYTDAGIVGNGESYWGAGEQEIIERMAPFIEGENPLDIDRIYEHLVQKLSGEGSISGKAISAISGIELALHDVAGKILEVPAYQLLGGKYRDEMRIYCDCHTEDEADPDACADEAERVVEELGYDALKFDLDVPSGHEKDRANRHLRNPEIEHKAEIVEKVTERIGDRADVAFDCHWSFSAGSAHRLAKRLEEYDVWWLEDPIPPENHDVQAEVTRRTTTPITVGENVYRDHGNRRLLEEQAVDIVAPDVPRVGGMRQTRKIADLADLYYVPVAMHNVSSPIGTMASIHVGAAIPNSLAVEYHSYELGWWSDLVEEDIIEDGYAEVPEKPGLGLTLDLDAVEEHLVEGETLFDEV, via the coding sequence ATGTCAATGGACTACAGACAGCTGTCGGACCCGAACGCAGAGTACACGATGCGCAACCTCTCCGCGGAGACGATGGGACTTTCCAACTCCCGCGGGCCGCGCGACGTCGAGATCACCGACGTCCAGACGACGATCGTCGACGGAAACTATCCGTGGACGCTGGTCCGCGTCTACACTGACGCCGGTATCGTCGGGAACGGCGAATCCTACTGGGGCGCCGGCGAGCAGGAGATCATCGAGCGGATGGCGCCGTTCATCGAGGGGGAGAACCCGCTGGATATCGACCGGATCTACGAACACCTCGTCCAGAAGCTCTCGGGCGAGGGGTCGATCTCCGGGAAGGCGATCTCCGCGATCTCCGGAATCGAACTCGCCCTGCACGACGTCGCCGGCAAGATCCTCGAAGTCCCGGCGTACCAGCTTCTGGGCGGCAAGTACCGCGACGAGATGCGGATCTACTGCGACTGCCACACCGAAGACGAGGCCGACCCCGACGCCTGCGCGGACGAAGCCGAGCGCGTCGTAGAAGAGCTGGGATACGACGCCCTCAAGTTCGACCTCGACGTTCCCTCGGGCCACGAGAAGGACCGCGCGAACCGCCACCTGCGGAACCCGGAGATCGAACACAAAGCCGAAATCGTCGAGAAGGTCACCGAGCGCATCGGCGATCGCGCCGACGTCGCCTTCGACTGTCACTGGTCGTTCAGCGCCGGGAGCGCACACCGCCTCGCGAAGCGCCTCGAGGAGTACGACGTCTGGTGGCTCGAGGACCCGATCCCGCCGGAGAACCACGACGTCCAGGCGGAGGTCACGAGGCGGACGACGACGCCGATCACCGTCGGCGAGAACGTCTACCGCGACCACGGCAACCGGCGGCTGCTCGAGGAGCAGGCGGTCGACATCGTCGCGCCGGACGTACCCCGCGTCGGCGGGATGCGCCAGACCCGGAAGATCGCCGACCTCGCGGACCTCTACTACGTGCCCGTGGCGATGCACAACGTCTCCTCGCCGATCGGGACGATGGCCAGCATCCACGTCGGCGCGGCGATTCCGAACTCGCTGGCCGTCGAGTACCACTCCTACGAACTGGGTTGGTGGTCGGATCTCGTCGAGGAGGATATCATCGAGGACGGCTACGCCGAGGTGCCGGAGAAGCCGGGACTCGGACTCACGCTCGATCTCGACGCCGTCGAGGAGCACTTGGTCGAAGGCGAGACGTTGTTCGATGAAGTGTAA
- a CDS encoding GntP family permease, whose protein sequence is MVTNTVLQVGGQAPLISLVAGILAIVLLLVVLDLPAFISLVIAGFTVGIVAPQVALADVPGEFASAFGEDMAGIGIPILMAAIIGKAMVESGAANRIVRAFTSVFGAENTELSLFSSSFLMSIPVFFDNVFYLLAPLARSARSRIGKNYTLYIVAVGAAGVVTHGFVPPTPGPLLAVEEFDANLGSTILIGLLVGVPTALVSGLGYGYWINRRLEIPLRDSMGTTVEELEAQNQIPTSQLPGLVESLLPILLAILLVTADTTAQTLLGEDAAIRNITGFLGDPNLALTVAALSAALTYYRMSDLDSDVFSDELTDALKSGGNIAAITAAGGAFGAMLQAAGAGEYIASGLEGIGLGLLVTAWVIAAGVRVVQGSATVAIVTTAGIMAPLASGLDVNVAYLVMAIGAGASFCSWYNDSGFWIVKEIGGLTQVETLKTWTVATTLIGITGLISTLIFSTILPFA, encoded by the coding sequence ATGGTTACTAATACCGTACTACAGGTAGGGGGGCAAGCACCCCTCATCTCGCTCGTCGCGGGTATCCTAGCGATCGTGTTGTTACTGGTCGTCCTCGATTTGCCAGCGTTCATCTCGCTCGTCATCGCGGGGTTTACCGTCGGAATCGTCGCGCCGCAAGTCGCCTTAGCCGACGTCCCCGGGGAGTTCGCGTCGGCCTTCGGTGAGGATATGGCCGGGATCGGGATTCCCATTCTCATGGCCGCGATCATCGGCAAGGCGATGGTCGAAAGCGGCGCTGCGAACCGAATCGTACGCGCGTTCACGAGCGTCTTCGGCGCCGAGAACACGGAGCTGTCGCTGTTCAGCAGCAGTTTCCTGATGTCGATCCCCGTGTTCTTCGACAACGTCTTCTACCTGCTCGCGCCGCTCGCGCGGTCCGCGCGGTCGCGAATCGGGAAGAACTACACCCTCTACATCGTCGCCGTCGGTGCCGCCGGCGTCGTCACGCACGGGTTCGTGCCGCCGACGCCCGGCCCGCTGCTCGCCGTCGAAGAGTTCGACGCCAACCTCGGGAGTACGATCCTGATCGGCCTGCTCGTCGGCGTTCCGACCGCGCTCGTGTCGGGGCTGGGGTACGGGTACTGGATCAACCGCCGGCTCGAGATTCCGCTCCGCGATTCGATGGGCACGACGGTCGAGGAACTCGAGGCGCAAAACCAGATCCCCACGAGCCAGCTTCCCGGTCTCGTCGAGTCGTTGCTCCCGATTCTGCTCGCGATCCTCCTCGTGACCGCAGATACAACCGCGCAGACGCTCCTCGGGGAGGACGCGGCGATCAGAAACATCACCGGCTTCCTCGGCGACCCGAACCTCGCGCTCACGGTAGCCGCGCTGTCGGCGGCGCTTACGTACTACCGCATGAGCGATCTCGACAGCGACGTGTTCTCCGACGAACTCACGGACGCGCTCAAAAGCGGCGGGAACATCGCGGCGATCACCGCCGCCGGCGGCGCGTTCGGCGCGATGCTCCAGGCGGCCGGGGCCGGCGAGTACATCGCGAGCGGGCTCGAAGGGATCGGCCTCGGACTGCTCGTGACGGCGTGGGTGATCGCCGCCGGCGTCCGCGTCGTCCAGGGATCGGCGACGGTCGCGATCGTCACCACCGCGGGGATCATGGCTCCGCTTGCGAGCGGGCTCGACGTCAACGTGGCGTACCTCGTGATGGCGATCGGCGCGGGCGCGTCGTTCTGCTCGTGGTACAACGACAGCGGCTTCTGGATCGTTAAGGAGATCGGCGGCCTCACGCAGGTCGAGACGCTCAAGACGTGGACCGTCGCGACGACCCTCATCGGGATCACGGGTCTGATCAGTACGCTCATCTTTTCGACGATCCTGCCGTTCGCCTGA